Proteins from one Kazachstania africana CBS 2517 chromosome 1, complete genome genomic window:
- the EMC5 gene encoding Emc5p (similar to Saccharomyces cerevisiae KRE27 (YIL027C); ancestral locus Anc_7.200) has translation MSLLSTVTFYVSLLLIGHAGFSSFEFHQLAKKINISDPQLPRDIKYESYLGLILFIISAFLAFTKLTYLPLRYDNQSTKQVLSQGQYLKETPFNKATNVDNMIGNDANGEVNFMTSFIDISAKRAQFKKSLSN, from the coding sequence TACATTCTATGTCTCACTCCTTCTAATTGGACATGCTGGATTTTCCAGTTTTGAATTCCATCAATTggcaaagaaaataaatatatcaGATCCTCAACTTCCAAGAGACATCAAATATGAATCTTATTTAGGTCTAATTCTATTCATAATATCGGCATTTCTGGCATTCACAAAACTTACTTACTTACCATTGAGATACGACAATCAATCTACGAAACAAGTATTGTCTCAAGGCCAATACCTAAAGGAAACCCCATTCAATAAGGCAACTAACGTAGATAATATGATTGGTAACGACGCTAATGGCGAAGTTAATTTTATGACAAGCTTTATAGATATATCTGCAAAGAGGGCACAGTTCAAAAAGTCATTGTCCAATTAA
- the SSM4 gene encoding E3 ubiquitin-protein ligase SSM4 (similar to Saccharomyces cerevisiae SSM4 (YIL030C); ancestral locus Anc_7.198), protein MESSTDSGLRSKDGPSLVSNNDIPAGATCRICRGEATADNPLFHPCKCKGSIKYLHEPCLLEWINSRNIDINKPGTSVNCDICHHPFQFRTTYVENMPDKIPVPILLKNIFVSLLDRLRKISIGTSAIFVLVVGLPLTWNFFGKLFTFILDGELPYHGNFLKSVIFGYNDGPVVESVTIDMIFLKLLSNIQFSTLQIILIVILHLALYFQYDMIVREDVFNKMVFHKIGPNISIDDFKNRLKDRFPMMDDEMLDHVARAMRERERRENQENDEQRHVAPTVPPAPFAVPQEENQEEEEEEVEPIFENHDHDDTYNEEDDLDFVPNENETESDMDQLDSDNDTDGENFQFNENNPFDELMNRRAQRNFDNLIDQQRAMNINRPNAPIFIPPQAQQQQQQQQQQQQQQQQRDEEEQEQLQAQQAGPLMINFNLKLANIWLYFSVAIVIFSFYILVSYFMPTFIGYGLLRVYLAVFLIFYRGLVHFYYFSKFSQLYHILLKKIPYFVNTHNLIGEKVIKSLLFYYKGYMENSLRSSMMIRALPSLTTYLTAIFIVCASSELVCRGYGRENGMPNRTRRFIFQMLFALKCTFKVFTLFFIELAGFPVLAGVMLDISLFAPILNNPTDYSLWVPRLVPFWQKASLIIYWLIGTLYMYWFAKYIGMIREYIIRPGVLFFIRSPDDPNIKILHDSLIHPMKIQLSRLCLSMFIYAVFIVLGFGIHTRLFFPILLNSKILSTPPPFNVIKQANIFSALFIFYISKRIIEENPNVKLALREYWIKIFEVASRRLRLSSFILGQEHPSETGHILYRNSFYRFLTPEKAKWSNPDLFTTGKTEEQAKILFKENLSIHAYFIPDGILMRVPSSDIVSRNYVQTMFVPVTKDDQLLKPLDLERIKERNRRNAGEFGYLDTQNTDFDEYSICYVPPNFKFRYISLISLMWFFASVIILCVAIVSQYLFSTLITVTLLPVLWSMGAESELSYLKSLISTSYKQLNIHFVCFGAVLLSFALDYYKAHELSKLLFKEHVVIEENQARIQDGDEADAEHNDAPANAAAPVLERPGLLELIFENWLTKYVVQIALMCISSVLKWSVWLMLGWFGFHQACYYISMNISNSGFKQLPNVTFFIISCCSIIDMVNTVLKFFKVVTEAGNASCFEMIKAQWRVNIKPTLKSLIALLSVILPISAFFSYLEYRENIDRYISFTDAVFEMTYNRMAAQTQSSFSKIQHCYHIVFMVLFFIHSIQRATKNLQKWLGTSVQDVKDRVYASGRSLENYSNDGDA, encoded by the coding sequence ATGGAATCTAGTACAGATAGTGGATTGAGGTCAAAGGATGGGCCTTCTTTGGTCTCTAATAACGATATTCCTGCAGGTGCCACATGTCGTATCTGTAGAGGCGAAGCAACGGCTGATAACCCACTATTTCATCCCTGTAAATGTAAAGGCTCTATTAAGTATTTACACGAGCCATGTCTATTGGAATGGATAAATTCCAGAAATATAGATATCAATAAACCAGGAACTTCGGTAAATTGTGATATCTGTCACCACCCTTTCCAATTTAGAACTACATATGTTGAAAATATGCCTGATAAAATACCTGTTCCTATACTActgaagaatatttttgtCTCTTTACTGGATCGTCTTcgtaaaatttcaattggtACAAGCGCAATATTTGTTTTAGTGGTCGGTCTACCTTTAACATGGAACTTTTTTGGTAAATTATTCACTTTCATATTAGATGGTGAATTACCTTACCATGGTAATTTCCTAAAGAGTGTAATTTTTGGTTATAATGATGGACCCGTAGTAGAAAGTGTAACTATTGAcatgatttttttgaaattgttaaGTAACATTCAATTTTCCACTTTACAGATCATCTTAATTGTTATCTTACATTTGgcattatattttcaatatgacATGATAGTTAGAGAAGACGTTTTTAATAAGATGGTTTTCCATAAGATTGGCCCTAATATTTCTATTGacgatttcaaaaatagaTTGAAAGATCGTTTCCCAATGATGGATGATGAAATGTTAGATCACGTGGCTAGAGCAATGAGAGAACGTGAAAGAAGggaaaatcaagaaaatgatgaacaACGTCATGTGGCTCCGACTGTACCCCCTGCTCCTTTTGCTGTTCctcaagaagaaaatcaagaagaagaagaagaagaagtagaACCAATCTTCGAAAATCATGATCATGATGATACATACAATGAAGAGGATGATTTAGACTTTGTACcgaatgaaaatgaaacgGAATCTGATATGGATCAATTAGATTCTGATAATGATACTGATGGtgaaaatttccaatttaatgaaaataatccatttgatgaattaatGAACCGTCGTGctcaaagaaattttgacaaTTTAATAGACCAACAGAGAGCAATGAATATAAATAGACCAAATGCACCAATCTTCATACCACCCCAAgcacaacaacaacaacaacaacaacaacaacaacaacaacaacaacaacaacgagatgaggaagaacaagaacaaTTACAAGCACAACAGGCAGGTCCATTGATGATCAATTTCAACTTAAAATTGGCCAATATTTGGCTATATTTCAGTGTTGCAATTGTCATTTTCTCCTTCTATATCTTAGTATCATACTTCATGCCAACTTTCATCGGTTACGGTTTATTGCGTGTCTACCTCGCCGTTTTCTTAATATTTTATCGTGGATTAGTTCATTTCTActatttttccaaattttctcAACTTTATCACATTCtgttaaagaaaattccaTACTTTGTTAATACACATAATTTGATCGGTGAAAAAGTCATCAAATCCCTACTCTTCTACTACAAGGGCTATATGGAAAATTCTTTAAGATCATCAATGATGATTAGAGCTTTACCATCACTGACTACATACTTAACTGCCATCTTCATAGTTTGCGCATCTTCCGAATTGGTTTGTAGAGGCTATGGTCGTGAAAATGGTATGCCAAACCGTACAAGAAGGttcatctttcaaatgCTATTTGCTCTGAAATGTactttcaaagtttttactttgtttttcattgaattggCTGGTTTCCCTGTTTTAGCTGGTGTAATGCTTGATATATCTCTTTTTGCACCGATTTTAAACAATCCTACCGACTATTCATTGTGGGTCCCAAGGCTTGTTCCATTTTGGCAAAAAGCTTCATTGATCATTTATTGGTTGATTGGTACATTATACATGTACTGGTTTGCTAAATACATTGGCATGATTAGAGAATACATCATTAGACCAGGTGTGCtcttttttattagatCTCCTGATGATCCAAacataaaaattttgcatGATAGTTTAATTCATCCAATGAAAATTCAGTTATCAAGACTTTGCTTATCCATGTTCATTTATGCGGTTTTCATCGTCCTTGGTTTCGGAATACATACAAGGTTATTTTTCccaatattattgaattcaaaaattttatcgaCACCACCTCCATTTAATGTCATCAAGCAAGCCAATATCTTTTCTGCATTATTTATATTCtacatttcaaaaagaattatcGAGGAAAACCCTAATGTGAAACTTGCATTAAGAGAATATtggatcaaaatttttgaagtgGCCTCAAGAAGATTGCGTTTATCCTCCTTTATCTTAGGTCAAGAGCACCCATCAGAGACGGGTCATATACTCTATCGTAATTCTTTTTACAGGTTTTTGACTCCAGAAAAAGCAAAATGGTCTAATCCAGATCTATTCACTACGGGGAAAACTGAAGAGCAAGCAAAgatattattcaaagaaaatctttCCATTCATGCATATTTTATCCCAGACGGTATACTAATGCGTGTTCCATCTTCCGATATTGTATCTAGAAATTATGTCCAGACTATGTTTGTTCCAGTGACAAAAGATGATCAATTATTGAAGCCACTTGATTTAGAACGTATAAAAGAAAGGAACAGACGTAATGCTGGTGAATTTGGTTATTTAGATACACAGAACactgattttgatgaatattCTATTTGTTATGTTCCACCaaacttcaaattcagATATATTAGTCTCATATCTCTAATGTGGTTCTTTGCTTCTGTTATTATATTATGTGTTGCAATAGTCTCCCAGTATCTATTCAGTACGTTAATAACTGTTACTTTGTTACCTGTATTATGGTCCATGGGGGCGGAATCAGAATTATCATATCTAAAGAGCTTAATTTCAACAAGTTATAAACAGCTCAATATTCATTTCGTTTGTTTTGGAGctgtattattatcatttgcTTTAGACTATTACAAAGCACATGAACTGTCTAAGCTTTTATTCAAGGAGCATGTCgtaattgaagaaaatcaagCTCGAATTCAAGATGGAGATGAGGCCGATGCTGAACACAATGATGCGCCAGCCAACGCTGCTGCTCCTGTTCTAGAGCGTCCTGGTCTCTTAGAGttaatctttgaaaattggttAACGAAATATGTAGTTCAAATTGCCCTAATGTGTATTTCTTCGGTACTGAAATGGTCAGTTTGGCTCATGCTGGGATGGTTCGGATTTCATCAAGCATGTTACTATATTTCTATGAATATCTCGAATTCAGGTTTTAAGCAACTTCCAAATGTCACATTCTTCATTATATCGTGTTGTTCCATTATTGATATGGTCAATACAGTAttgaagtttttcaaagtgGTGACTGAAGCTGGAAATGCGTCTTGTTTTGAAATGATAAAGGCACAATGGAGAGTTAATATTAAGCCCACCTTAAAGTCTCTGATTGCACTTTTGTCTGTTATTCTACCTATTTCTGCATTCTTTTCCTATCTAGAATATAGGGAAAACATCGATAGATATATTTCATTCACAGATGCTGTATTTGAAATGACTTATAACAGAATGGCAGCACAAACTCAATCATCCTTCTCAAAAATCCAACACTGTTATCATATTGTATTCATggttcttttctttatccattcaattcaaagagCAACTaagaatttacaaaaatggTTGGGTACATCAGTCCAAGATGTTAAAGACAGAGTATATGCCAGCGGAAGATCGTTGGAAAATTATTCTAATGACGGTGACGCATAA
- the ULP2 gene encoding SUMO protease ULP2 (similar to Saccharomyces cerevisiae ULP2 (YIL031W); ancestral locus Anc_7.197) produces MKRPRRANSNGLIPMDNLSSPTSISQDKPKQKIYHHSPVRYRSNRRDPKIVNEINHGSTRTLLPDFNEPVPAASMRKVDENKVTDLESFTPSEYSPLKRKRVRNNQRNMGLLYSSPPPKRNDLTIITKFTISGTFGCIDYRGKKHEVLHNVNLNFINDGDDPKLTFEKRSSNILNSITNLTTCPSIYFDEKFDGIALILPKVKSLMLNGNRINTRNLIWQKSKEDPDNDHSVNSKLYKIYKLISLNCKISKVETFKDVLTRIEKWNQREIEDEKEKNANISIKEAFDNKHGTFSRNNFLNKNLNSLGFPRGSSTIARTANKIHIPITTTNDNDNDNATNKPISTSNFYNKPSHASTPTSLRDFESSSLRRSTRSSKPLQQSSNSLELDPQQEHEVVRVFKPRLRYKFVDGTNYTVSNQDFKCLYNNDWINDSIIDFFIKYFVEVSIKNEIVRREEVHIMSSFFYTKLISDSADYYNNVRSWVTNSNLFLKKFIILPININYHWFGCIITNLNELFNFFKDNSNTIVSSQENSDDISISSPIVQVLTFDSLRGTHSREIDPIKDFLISYAKDKYSINIDRSFIKMKTCLVPQQPNMSDCGVHVIMTIKRFFEHPAETIEIWKTARLKNRHFSTMINEYFDKKLRDKARKQLRAILWRLQKDQIDQMKENGESPNSSDEGIQDYEDEDIEIIEDIIKHPPVESNSDEGEAEEEDGITKSEKAKSLADNSTVRQPLSSDPPTPEGEITKNNLLIFDSLTASNKDSRSEPSTEQQEEALIEEQSKLRNASHVEGVSGYVPVDRSSSSSSSNSIPLATVLHNRKYLESSPRKSVNDSAGPTKSKYFGESDLKKRADEFDGKMYLDVVSSPLSQIDDRKLSFSATESSKADIHDLDDSPPSSPFSTVNNSSVDVTQNVVVSDPELDDDVNLIGGNRVNDSSDNLSSIRKKVEEELESSTPSVISDTNFGKDSLPAENGINLLLKTDSPENEVQTIYSEEENQ; encoded by the coding sequence ATGAAGAGACCTCGTAGAGCAAATTCAAATGGTCTGATCCCTATGGATAACCTTTCATCTCCTACGTCGATATCACAGGATAAGCCTAAGcagaaaatatatcatcATTCTCCTGTCAGATACAGATCGAATAGACGTGATCCGAAGATTGTGAATGAAATCAATCATGGTTCTACAAGAACGTTATTACCTGACTTCAATGAACCAGTACCGGCTGCATCCATGAGAAAAGTAGACGAAAATAAAGTTACAGACCTAGAGTCTTTTACTCCATCTGAATACTCCcctttgaaaagaaagcgCGTCAGGAATAACCAGCGTAATATGGGATTATTATACTCATCACCCCCTCCAAAACGAAATGATTTgacaataataacaaaattTACCATATCCGGTACATTTGGTTGCATAGATTATAGAGGCAAGAAACATGAGGTTCTACACAATGTCAACctaaattttattaatgatGGAGATGACCCAAAAttaacttttgaaaaacgtAGCTCAAATATTCTAAATTCTATAACCAATTTGACCACCTGCCCAAGTATTTATTtcgatgaaaaatttgatggaaTAGCATTGATACTACCCAAAGTTAAATCATTGATGCTCAATGGTAATAGGATAAACACTAGAAATTTAATATGGCAGAAGTCAAAAGAAGACCCAGATAATGACCATTCAGTAAATTCCaaactttacaaaatatacAAACTCATCTCACTCaattgtaaaatttcaaaagtagAGACGTTCAAAGACGTGTTAACTAGGATAGAAAAATGGAATCAAAGAGAAATcgaagatgaaaaagagaagaatgcaaatatttcaataaaagagGCATTCGATAATAAACATGGGACATTTTCTAGAAATaactttttgaataaaaatttaaattcattagGATTTCCTAGAGGAAGCAGTACTATAGCAAGAACTGCAAATAAAATTCATATTCCAATAACAACAACTAATGATAACGATAACGATAATGCTACTAATAAACCGATATCAACGAGCAACTTCTATAACAAACCTAGTCATGCTTCCACACCAACTTCGCTAAGAGACTTTGAGTCTTCTAGTTTGAGAAGATCAACTAGAAGCTCTAAGCCGTTACAACAATCGTCAAATTCCTTGGAATTGGATCCTCAACAAGAACACGAAGTTGTTAGAGTTTTCAAACCAAGATTGCGTTATAAATTCGTGGATGGCACAAATTATACCGTTTCTAACCAAGACTTCAAATGCCTTTATAATAATGATTGGATAAATGACAgtataattgattttttcatcaaatattttgttgaggtttcaattaaaaatgaaattgttcGAAGAGAAGAGGTACACATCATGTCGTCTTTTTTCTATACGAAACTTATTAGTGATTCTGCAGATTACTATAATAACGTCAGAAGCTGGGtgacaaattcaaatctgtttctaaagaaatttataatattaCCTATCAATATCAACTATCATTGGTTCGGTTGCATCATAACAAATCTTAATGAGctattcaatttttttaaggACAACTCAAACACAATCGTGAGTTCTCAAGAGAATTCAGATGATATTTCGATAAGTAGTCCAATTGTACAGGTGCTAACATTTGACTCACTTCGCGGGACTCACTCCAGGGAAATTGATCCAATCAAAGACTTTCTTATCTCTTATGCAAAGGATAAATATTCCATCAATATTGATCGTTCTTtcataaaaatgaaaacgTGTTTAGTTCCTCAGCAACCTAACATGAGCGACTGTGGTGTTCATGTAATAATGACCATCAAGAGATTTTTTGAACATCCAGCAGAAACTATTGAAATATGGAAAACTGCAAGACTCAAGAACAGgcatttttcaacaatgaTAAATGAGTACTTCGATAAAAAACTAAGAGATAAGGCAAGGAAACAATTAAGAGCTATTCTTTGGCGCTTAcaaaaagatcaaatagaccaaatgaaagaaaatggagAGTCTCCAAATAGCAGCGATGAAGGTATCCAAGACtatgaagatgaagatataGAAATAATTGAAGATATCATTAAACATCCTCCCGTTGAAAGTAATTCTGATGAAGGAGAAGctgaagaggaagatgGCATAACTAAATCAGAGAAGGCTAAAAGTTTAGCAGACAATTCAACGGTACGACAACCGTTAAGTTCTGATCCGCCAACTCCCGAAGGTGAGataacaaaaaataatttgttAATTTTTGACTCTCTTACTGCTTCTAATAAAGACAGTCGTAGCGAGCCATCTACCGAACAGCAAGAAGAAGCACTTATTGAGGAGCAGTCCAAATTAAGAAATGCATCCCATGTTGAGGGTGTTTCTGGGTACGTACCAGTAGATAGgtcgtcatcatcttcgTCAAGCAATTCTATACCCTTGGCAACGGTGCTACACAATAGGAAATACCTTGAGAGTTCGCCAAGAAAATCTGTCAATGACTCCGCTGGCCCAACAAAATCAAAGTATTTTGGAGAGTCGGATCTAAAAAAGAGAGCTGACGAATTTGATGGAAAAATGTACTTAGATGTAGTCTCGTCTCCTTTGAGTCAAATTGATGATAGAAAACTATCATTTTCAGCAACAGAATCTAGTAAAGCAGATATTCATGACCTGGATGATTCTCCACCTTCCTCGCCCTTTTCAACCGTTAACAATTCTTCTGTCGATGTCACTCAAAATGTTGTCGTATCTGATCCAGAActagatgatgatgttaaTTTAATTGGGGGAAACCGTGTAAATGATTCTTCAGATAATTTGAGTAGCATTCGAAAAAAAGTTGAGGAAGAACTGGAAAGTTCAACTCCTTCTGTCATATCCGATACTAACTTTGGAAAAGACTCATTACCAGCAGAAAATGGAATAAATCTGCTACTTAAGACCGACTCAccagaaaatgaagttcAAACCATATattcagaagaagaaaatcaataG
- the TIM44 gene encoding protein translocase subunit TIM44 (similar to Saccharomyces cerevisiae TIM44 (YIL022W); ancestral locus Anc_7.196) produces MLVRSRVGVSGKPYYLKSAIQLVSLHTSRNLGQQQRTPLQIFRETFKKEWEKSAELQGSIKELQDASGKISESEAYKKARDAYLKAHRGSSTILDKTLKKTGDTLEDIATKAWESEISKNTRQMASETAKKLDESFEPVRNTKIYKDVSEVLNDDGDSYRYGGFIQKDERRLKRENALKSGKRVRAVKSNDEAGTALVATNVQSHESIGQKYENFKERTMVGKILHNFKVNYWDESENPLIVLLRKITLKITGFFGETESSRVYSQFKLIDQTFNAESFTRHLREYIVPEILEAYIKGDEKVLKNWFSEAPFNVYSAQQKVFRQQNLFPDGNILDIRNVEIVSAKLLQPQDIPVLVVSCRAQEINIYRKIKTGEVAAGNASDILMSTYAMVFTRDPEEIDNDETEGWRILEFVRGNSRQFT; encoded by the coding sequence ATGCTGGTAAGATCAAGAGTGGGGGTCTCAGGAAAGCCCTACTATTTGAAATCAGCCATTCAGCTGGTGTCATTGCATACATCTAGAAATCTAGGTCAGCAACAGAGGACGCCATTACAAATCTTTAGAGAAACATTTAAAAAAGAATGGGAGAAGTCTGCTGAGTTACAAGGTTCTATAAAAGAACTACAAGATGCATCTGGTAAGATAAGTGAATCTGAAGCTTATAAGAAAGCTCGTGATGCCTATTTAAAGGCACATAGAGGTTCTTCCACAATATTGGACAAgacattgaagaaaactGGTGACACTCTGGAGGATATTGCTACAAAGGCTTGGGAATCCGAGATAAGCAAAAATACAAGACAAATGGCATCTGAGACTGCCAAAAAGCTTGATGAAAGTTTTGAGCCGGTTAGAAATACCAAAATCTATAAGGACGTTAGTGAGGTACTCAATGATGACGGCGACAGTTATAGATATGGTGGTTTCATTCAGAAAGATGAGAGAAGATTGAAGAGAGAAAATGCATTGAAGTCTGGTAAGAGGGTAAGAGCCGTCAAGAGTAATGACGAAGCAGGTACTGCGTTGGTAGCTACTAATGTTCAATCACATGAATCTATTGGACAGAAGTATGagaattttaaagaaagaacaatGGTAggtaaaattttacatAATTTCAAGGTGAACTATTGGgatgaaagtgaaaatCCTCTTATTGTATTATTGAGAAAAATTACTCTAAAGATTACGGGTTTCTTTGGTGAAACTGAAAGTTCAAGAGTTTACAGTCAATTCAAGCTGATAGATCAAACTTTCAATGCGGAATCGTTTACTAGACACTTGAGAGAATACATCGTTCCTGAAATTTTAGAAGCTTACATCAAGGGAGATGAGAAGGTTCTCAAGAACTGGTTTAGTGAAGCTCCTTTCAACGTTTACTCTGCTCAACAGAAGGTCTTCAGGCAACAAAACCTCTTCCCTGACGGCAATATTCTTGACATAAGAAATGTAGAAATTGTTTCTGCAAAATTGTTACAACCACAGGATATTCCTGTCCTAGTCGTCAGTTGTAGAGCTCAAGAAATCAACATTtatagaaaaataaaaactgGGGAAGTTGCAGCAGGCAACGCCTCTGACATATTAATGAGCACCTACGCAATGGTTTTTACAAGAGATCCCGAAGAGATTGATAACGATGAAACTGAAGGTTGGAGGATCTTGGAATTCGTTCGTGGTAACTCCAGACAATTCACCTAG
- the RPB3 gene encoding DNA-directed RNA polymerase II core subunit RPB3 (similar to Saccharomyces cerevisiae RPB3 (YIL021W); ancestral locus Anc_7.194) has product MSEEGPQVKIREATKDNVDFILSNVDLAMANSLRRVMIAEIPTLAIDSVEVETNTTVLADEFIAHRLGLIPLQSTDIEQLEYSRDCFCEDHCDKCSVVLTLQAVGESESTTNVYAKDLTIVSNLLGRNIGHPIIQDKEGNGVLICKLRKGQELKLTCIAKKGISKEHAKWCPAAAIEFEYDPWNKLKHTNYWYEQDPEKEWPNSKNCEYEDPPNENDPFDYKAKADTFYMNVETVGSISVDQVVVRGVDTLQKKVASILLALNQMDQEKVNYASGATADMNQGDIAMGGAEQDAFYSNMPNSNANGIYDNAW; this is encoded by the coding sequence ATGAGTGAAGAAGGACCTCAAGTAAAGATAAGAGAAGCCACAAAGGATAATGTTGACTTTATTCTTTCTAATGTAGACCTGGCGATGGCAAATTCATTACGTAGAGTGATGATAGCCGAAATTCCAACATTGGCTATTGATTCTGTTGAAGTGGAAACTAACACTACTGTATTAGCAGATGAATTTATTGCCCATAGATTGGGTTTAATTCCCTTACAAAGTACAGATATTGAACAATTAGAATACTCTCGTGACTGTTTCTGTGAAGATCATTGTGATAAATGTTCAGTTGTTTTAACTTTACAAGCTGTTGGAGAAAGTGAAAGTACGACTAATGTTTATGCAAAAGATTTAACAATTGTATCGAATTTATTGGGACGTAATATTGGACATCCTATTATACAGGATAAAGAAGGAAATGGTGTCCTAATCTGTAAATTAAGAAAAGGTCAAGAATTAAAACTTACTTGTATCGCAAAGAAAGGTATATCAAAGGAACATGCTAAATGGTGTCCTGCTGCCGCTATAGAATTTGAATATGATCCATGGAATAAATTAAAGCATACAAACTACTGGTATGAACAAGATCCTGAAAAAGAATGGCCCAACTCAAAAAATTGCGAATATGAGGATCCTCCAAATGAAAACGATCCTTTCGATTACAAAGCTAAGGCAGATACTTTTTACATGAATGTGGAAACCGTAGGCTCCATATCTGTTGACCAGGTTGTGGTTAGAGGGGTTGACACcttacaaaaaaaagtagcATCTATATTGTTGGCATTAAACCAAATGGACCAAGAAAAAGTTAACTATGCTTCGGGAGCAACTGCTGATATGAATCAAGGTGATATAGCAATGGGTGGCGCTGAACAAGACGCTTTCTATAGCAACATGCCTAATAGTAATGCAAATGGCATTTATGATAATGCATGGTGA
- the HIS6 gene encoding 1-(5-phosphoribosyl)-5- ((5-phosphoribosylamino)methylideneamino)imidazole-4-carboxamide isomerase HIS6 (similar to Saccharomyces cerevisiae HIS6 (YIL020C); ancestral locus Anc_7.193) — translation MTRFVGCIDIHNNQVKQIVGGTLKELEEERSSLKTNFVSEKPSSYYAQLYKQNGVTGTHVIKLGPNNDEAAMEALKAAPRFLQVGGGINDTNCEKWLKYADKVIVTSWLFDKDGHFLIERLQKLANLCGKEHLVVDLSCRKTKSSSWIVAMNKWQTLTNLELNSKTFEELSKYTNEFLIHAADVEGLCNGIDEQLVSQLYQWTSQLDSKIKIVYAGGAKSIDDLQLVDKLSHGKVDLTYGSALDIFGGKLVKFQDCCKWNATH, via the coding sequence ATGACAAGGTTTGTAGGCTGTATTGATATACACAACAACCAGGTAAAACAAATCGTAGGAGGGACGTTGAAGGAACTTGAAGAAGAGAGATCATCTTTAAAGACCAATTTTGTATCTGAGAAACCATCATCATATTATGCCCAACTTTATAAGCAAAATGGTGTTACAGGAACACACGTTATCAAATTAGGTcctaataatgatgaagcAGCAATGGAGGCCCTAAAAGCTGCACCACGCTTTTTACAAGTGGGAGGTGGTATCAATGACACCAATTGTGAAAAATGGCTCAAATACGCTGATAAAGTAATTGTTACTAGTTGGTTATTTGACAAGGATGgtcattttttgatagaaaGATTACAAAAACTGGCAAATTTATGTGGCAAAGAACATCTTGTCGTCGATCTAAGTTGCAGAAAAACCAAATCCAGCTCTTGGATTGTTGCGATGAATAAATGGCAGACGTTAACTAACTTGgaattaaattcaaaaacttttgaagaacTCAGCAAATATACAAACGAATTCTTAATCCATGCTGCAGATGTCGAAGGATTATGCAATGGAATAGATGAACAATTGGTCTCCCAACTATACCAATGGACCTCACAGTTGGACTCAAAGATAAAAATCGTCTATGCAGGTGGTGCCAAAAGTATAGATGATCTTCAACTTGTTGATAAGCTGAGCCATGGGAAAGTTGACTTAACATATGGTAGCGCATTAGATATATTTGGAGGAAAGTTAGttaaatttcaagattgttGTAAATGGAATGCTACTCATTAA